The proteins below come from a single Eucalyptus grandis isolate ANBG69807.140 chromosome 3, ASM1654582v1, whole genome shotgun sequence genomic window:
- the LOC104436860 gene encoding disease resistance protein RPV1 isoform X1 codes for MEPQKQSRLWIYEEAVDVLVKNKGTSEIQALCLNKYDQRTYSHEQFKELTNLRFLQVNGVNLDGNFWNLLPQLRWLWWERCPSDFAATNFHPEKLVVLDLSWGTISEDWGGWALLKMATKLKVLNLSYCRSLTRTPDFSVFESLEILNLERSSDLNEIHPSLGDVKTLVSLNVKHCIRLKELPAGVGRMEELKELILYDSAIKEIPISRGCLTKLEILDATLCEKLAQLPEFMDCLVSLTKLNLDFCPIASIPSSIGHLPSLEQLSLHGCWLLREIPDSIGQSESLTELDLKWTAIPEFPERIGNLHKRGSWTYVNSNNKIA; via the exons ATGGAGCCTCAAAAGCAGAGCAGATTATGGATTTATGAGGAAGCCGTAGACGTGCTTGTCAAAAACAAG GGCACTAGTGAGATTCAGGCCCTTTGTCTTAACAAATATGACCAGCGAACCTACTCACATGAACAATTTAAAGAACTGACCAATTTAAGGTTCCTTCAAGTAAATGGTGTGAATCTAGATGGAAATTTCTGGAACTTACTTCCTCAATTAAGATGGCTTTGGTGGGAGCGTTGTCCCTCAGATTTTGCAGCAACCAACTTTCATCCAGAGAAATTAGTTGTGCTCGATCTCTCGTGGGGTACAATTTCTGAGGACTGGGGAGGATGGGCTCTACTCAAG aTGGCAACCAAGCTCAAAGTTCTCAACCTCTCGTATTGTCGTTCTTTAACAAGAACTCCAGACTTTTCCGTATTTGAAAGCTTGGAAATTTTGAATCTTGAAAGATCTTCAGATCTAAATGAGATTCATCCTTCTCTTGGGGACGTCAAGACCCTTGTCTCCTTGAATGTCAAACATTGTATAAGATTGAAGGAGCTACCGGCAGGAGTAGGTAGAATGGAAGAATTGAAGGAGCTTATCTTGTATGATAGTGCCATAAAAGAGATTCCTATTTCAAGAGGTTGCTTGACGAAGCTGGAGATTCTAGATGCCACGTTATGTGAAAAGCTTGCTCAACTTCCGGAGTTCATGGACTGCCTTGTGTCATTAACTAAGTTGAACCTAGATTTTTGTCCAATAGCCAGCATACCCAGCTCCATAGGCCATCTACCGTCCTTGGAGCAATTGTCATTACATGGATGTTGGTTATTGAGAGAGATCCCAGACTCGATTGGCCAATCAGAATCATTGACTGAGCTGGATTTAAAATGGACAGCAATTCCAGAATTTCCTGAAAGGATTGGGAATCTGCATAAAAGAGGGTCTTGGACATACGTGAACTCAAATAACAAAATCGCCTA
- the LOC104436860 gene encoding putative disease resistance protein At4g11170 isoform X2 has product MEPQKQSRLWIYEEAVDVLVKNKGTSEIQALCLNKYDQRTYSHEQFKELTNLRFLQVNGVNLDGNFWNLLPQLRWLWWERCPSDFAATNFHPEKLVVLDLSWGTISEDWGGWALLKEGGGNSEANIGQLLNMEKQMRLAGHGTGTK; this is encoded by the exons ATGGAGCCTCAAAAGCAGAGCAGATTATGGATTTATGAGGAAGCCGTAGACGTGCTTGTCAAAAACAAG GGCACTAGTGAGATTCAGGCCCTTTGTCTTAACAAATATGACCAGCGAACCTACTCACATGAACAATTTAAAGAACTGACCAATTTAAGGTTCCTTCAAGTAAATGGTGTGAATCTAGATGGAAATTTCTGGAACTTACTTCCTCAATTAAGATGGCTTTGGTGGGAGCGTTGTCCCTCAGATTTTGCAGCAACCAACTTTCATCCAGAGAAATTAGTTGTGCTCGATCTCTCGTGGGGTACAATTTCTGAGGACTGGGGAGGATGGGCTCTACTCAAG GAGGGCGGAGGCAATTCAGAAGCCAACATAGGGCAGCTGCTGAACATGGAGAAGCAAATGAGGTTGGCCGGCCACGGCACTGGGACGAAGTAG